A DNA window from Thermomicrobiales bacterium contains the following coding sequences:
- the aroH gene encoding chorismate mutase, translating to MACRAIRGATTVESNTAEDILEATDELLRTVVGLNELAPDDVVSIIFTTTTDLNATFPAVAARAMGLDQVPLMCSHEMAVPGALDMVVRVMMHINTEKPAVEIKHAYLRRARELRPEWGREPVRA from the coding sequence ATGGCCTGCCGGGCAATTCGCGGGGCGACAACCGTTGAGTCGAACACCGCAGAGGACATCCTTGAGGCGACCGACGAGCTGCTACGCACCGTCGTGGGACTCAATGAGCTGGCGCCGGACGACGTCGTTAGCATTATCTTCACAACGACGACTGATCTCAATGCGACATTCCCAGCCGTGGCAGCCCGTGCGATGGGGCTCGATCAGGTGCCGCTGATGTGCTCACACGAAATGGCAGTGCCTGGCGCACTGGACATGGTCGTGCGCGTCATGATGCACATCAACACCGAGAAGCCCGCGGTCGAGATCAAGCACGCATATTTGCGCCGCGCACGCGAGCTGCGTCCCGAGTGGGGCCGTGAGCCGGTGCGAGCCTGA
- the aroF gene encoding 3-deoxy-7-phosphoheptulonate synthase yields the protein MIIIMKHGYEDTELQRVISRVEQAGLRTHISIGDNTAIVGVVGVPIPPDLQSELEVSGGVEEVLRVTKRYKLPSREYHPDPTRFTVRGVEIGGDEVVIIAGPCSIETREQTLETARAIKAAGAKIMRGGAFKPRTSPYEFRGLGEEGLQLMAEARDETGMPIITEVLAPGDVDLVAQYTDIFQVGARNCQNYLLLEEVGKTDIPVMLKRGMSVTVEEWLMAAEYIMAQGNQNVILCERGIRTFETVTRNTFDLNAVPAVKRLSHLPVFADPSHATGKWYLVPAMSLAAVAAGADGLMIEVHPNPDHAKSDGAQSLTFENFAKLMPQIDAVARAVNRFAATSADEPVAVAD from the coding sequence TTGATTATCATCATGAAACACGGCTACGAAGATACTGAGCTGCAGCGCGTCATCTCGCGCGTTGAGCAGGCTGGTCTGCGCACGCACATCTCGATCGGCGACAACACGGCGATCGTCGGCGTCGTTGGTGTGCCGATCCCGCCCGACCTGCAGTCCGAGCTGGAGGTCAGCGGCGGTGTCGAAGAGGTGCTGCGCGTCACCAAGCGCTACAAGCTGCCGAGCCGTGAGTACCACCCAGACCCGACACGCTTCACCGTCAGAGGGGTCGAGATCGGTGGCGATGAGGTTGTGATCATCGCCGGTCCGTGCTCAATCGAGACGCGCGAGCAGACGCTTGAGACGGCGCGCGCGATCAAGGCGGCCGGCGCGAAGATTATGCGCGGTGGCGCATTCAAGCCGCGCACCTCGCCATACGAGTTCCGTGGTCTCGGCGAAGAGGGCCTGCAGCTGATGGCCGAAGCCCGCGATGAGACCGGCATGCCGATCATCACCGAGGTGCTGGCACCGGGCGATGTCGATCTCGTGGCGCAGTACACTGACATCTTCCAGGTCGGCGCGCGCAACTGCCAGAACTACCTGCTGCTGGAGGAAGTCGGCAAGACCGACATCCCTGTCATGCTGAAGCGCGGCATGAGCGTCACCGTCGAAGAGTGGTTGATGGCCGCCGAGTACATCATGGCGCAGGGCAATCAGAACGTGATCCTCTGTGAGCGCGGCATCCGCACTTTCGAGACGGTCACGCGCAACACGTTCGATCTGAACGCGGTCCCGGCGGTGAAGCGCCTGTCGCACCTGCCGGTGTTCGCCGATCCCAGCCACGCGACCGGCAAGTGGTATCTCGTCCCGGCAATGTCGCTGGCGGCGGTTGCTGCCGGCGCGGACGGCCTGATGATTGAGGTCCACCCGAACCCGGATCATGCGAAGTCGGACGGCGCACAGTCGCTGACCTTCGAGAACTTCGCCAAGCTGATGCCGCAGATCGACGCCGTCGCGCGTGCGG